A portion of the Bacillus thuringiensis genome contains these proteins:
- the cbpA gene encoding cyclic di-AMP binding protein CbpA, with protein sequence MRVKYHFLPKQQVTFCKINDSGEEALQMMNETGFRAIPVLAEDEKKFTGIIYKVDLLEKKCNSGLDHVSAGDMLDNSNAFIFEKDSFFRAFYVIRRLPFLAVLNDYNEFVGMLTHSNIFDVIEDSFGMRTGGYILTIATQDCKGTIKELGTLLKAYNIGGLFTLDNGDQYIRRVIVNISDELDERRLKQLIGKIEKKGFRVSHVDYI encoded by the coding sequence TTGCGAGTTAAATATCATTTTCTGCCAAAGCAGCAAGTAACATTTTGTAAAATAAATGATTCTGGTGAAGAGGCACTGCAAATGATGAACGAAACGGGATTTCGAGCCATCCCGGTATTAGCAGAAGATGAGAAGAAATTCACGGGGATTATTTATAAAGTAGATTTATTAGAAAAAAAATGCAATAGCGGATTAGATCATGTAAGTGCAGGAGATATGCTTGACAATTCCAATGCATTTATTTTTGAAAAGGATTCCTTCTTCAGAGCCTTTTATGTAATTCGTCGACTTCCGTTTTTAGCCGTGCTAAATGATTATAATGAATTTGTCGGTATGTTAACGCATTCGAATATATTTGATGTTATTGAAGATTCATTTGGTATGCGAACAGGTGGTTACATATTAACAATTGCAACACAAGATTGTAAGGGAACGATTAAAGAGCTTGGGACATTGTTAAAAGCATATAATATCGGTGGGTTGTTTACACTCGATAACGGTGATCAATATATCCGCCGTGTTATTGTAAATATATCAGATGAGTTAGATGAAAGAAGATTAAAGCAATTAATCGGAAAAATAGAGAAAAAAGGATTCAGAGTGAGTCATGTAGATTATATTTAA
- a CDS encoding divergent polysaccharide deacetylase family protein produces MRKYTIALFIIVLFLPSFLFPIQANAHTNKVAIVIDDFGNNMKGTNQMLSLPIPLTVAVMPFLPSTKEDAIAAHKKGHEVIIHMPMEPIKGKKEWLGPKAITTDLSDEEINNRLEQAIQEVPHAIGMNNHMGSKVTADERIVRLILAACKKHGLFYLDSKTNPNSVVPKIGKELGVPIIENQLFFDDVYTAGHISKQAQLLIKKIQEKPIMVAIGHVGPPGEITSRVIETSIPKIREHADFIFLSDLALSPPPVSK; encoded by the coding sequence ATGCGAAAATATACGATTGCATTGTTCATCATTGTTTTGTTTTTACCGTCCTTCTTATTTCCTATTCAAGCAAATGCTCATACGAATAAAGTTGCTATTGTCATTGATGATTTCGGCAATAACATGAAGGGGACTAATCAAATGTTATCACTTCCCATTCCACTCACTGTTGCTGTTATGCCTTTTCTTCCTTCCACAAAAGAAGATGCAATAGCTGCCCATAAGAAAGGCCATGAAGTTATTATACATATGCCAATGGAACCTATAAAAGGGAAAAAAGAATGGCTTGGACCGAAAGCAATTACAACTGATTTAAGCGATGAAGAAATAAACAACCGACTTGAACAAGCGATTCAAGAAGTACCGCATGCAATTGGAATGAACAATCATATGGGTTCAAAAGTAACAGCGGATGAACGAATTGTTCGCCTTATACTTGCTGCTTGTAAAAAACACGGTTTATTTTACTTAGATAGTAAAACCAATCCTAATAGTGTCGTCCCAAAAATCGGAAAAGAATTAGGAGTTCCTATTATTGAGAACCAACTATTTTTTGATGATGTGTATACAGCAGGACATATTTCAAAACAAGCCCAATTACTCATCAAAAAAATTCAAGAAAAACCTATTATGGTAGCTATCGGGCATGTGGGCCCCCCAGGTGAAATTACATCACGCGTTATCGAAACTTCTATCCCTAAAATTCGTGAGCATGCAGACTTTATTTTTTTATCTGATCTAGCATTATCTCCGCCTCCTGTTTCAAAATAA
- a CDS encoding aspartyl-phosphate phosphatase Spo0E family protein, with amino-acid sequence MFTVKRKYTLEKLSRDIHMKREEMIQLGLTSGLNSRETIQVSQELDKLILQYQCYKEKQTPKWFSIIKIPIFQIGYEGKSNNFWRMLVAGFMK; translated from the coding sequence ATGTTTACTGTAAAAAGGAAGTACACATTAGAAAAGCTTTCACGTGATATTCATATGAAACGTGAAGAAATGATTCAACTAGGATTAACAAGTGGGCTAAATAGTAGGGAGACAATTCAAGTTAGTCAAGAATTGGACAAGCTTATTTTACAATATCAGTGTTATAAAGAAAAACAAACACCGAAATGGTTTTCAATTATAAAAATACCTATTTTCCAAATCGGGTATGAAGGAAAATCAAATAATTTTTGGCGAATGCTTGTCGCTGGTTTTATGAAATAA
- a CDS encoding DUF3149 domain-containing protein codes for MKVKFQSIIIYILLVILPTIGIGATFYSYHTYKMKQENKLSAHTVLFLYRDYLDHHLGEAISALDMLAKVVGTETGNINGIKQIVHDTDGNDARFSGLYYATPEGVITIASEDESKPIDVSDRKYIQDVLQTKKTTVSSVITDRVLGHKAIMIAAPIFNKQKELSGLLLASLRFDYISSSLNAIKPQYHFEVTDKHDVVFLTDDNTDTSDSHSNMLTTPLQRLNWKVSVSPLPIHQKTLYQWVAIECVATLFLMSILFLLAQYMLLKRQTKLERQQNELQKIELVGTFAASTAHEIRNPLTGIKGLVALLKEKYKDEQDQFYFSVIEQEIERINEIVSEFLILGKPTAIIEQTYDVRTILNEVALIIQSEANLHNIIFHLHLPDHPVHIRCSKDHMKQVVLNITKNAIEAMTSSDTLTIVVKNNETHAQLQIIDTGKGIPQHIQKHLFHPFFTNKDTGTGLGLVICKRIVEMYNGHIFIDSTENEGTTVHIEIPLHIV; via the coding sequence TTGAAAGTCAAATTCCAAAGCATAATTATATATATATTGCTTGTTATCCTACCGACAATAGGGATTGGTGCTACATTTTATTCGTATCATACATATAAAATGAAACAGGAAAACAAATTATCCGCTCATACAGTTCTCTTTTTATATAGAGATTATTTGGATCATCATCTTGGTGAAGCAATTTCTGCTTTAGACATGCTTGCAAAAGTTGTGGGCACCGAGACTGGTAATATAAATGGCATTAAACAAATTGTACATGATACAGATGGAAACGATGCACGCTTTTCTGGTCTATATTACGCTACACCAGAAGGGGTCATTACAATCGCATCTGAAGATGAATCAAAGCCTATAGATGTTTCAGACCGTAAATATATTCAAGACGTGCTCCAAACTAAAAAAACCACTGTATCATCAGTCATTACTGATCGCGTTCTTGGACATAAAGCTATTATGATTGCTGCCCCCATATTCAATAAACAAAAGGAGCTCTCTGGATTATTATTAGCTAGTTTACGCTTTGATTACATTTCATCTTCTTTAAATGCCATTAAACCACAATACCATTTTGAGGTAACTGATAAACATGATGTAGTTTTTCTAACCGATGATAATACCGACACAAGTGATTCACATTCTAATATGCTTACTACCCCACTCCAAAGATTAAATTGGAAGGTCTCTGTTTCTCCATTACCTATTCATCAAAAAACCTTATACCAGTGGGTTGCAATAGAGTGTGTAGCTACTTTATTTTTAATGTCTATTTTATTTTTACTTGCTCAATATATGTTGTTAAAACGTCAAACAAAACTTGAAAGACAACAAAATGAACTACAGAAAATTGAATTAGTTGGAACTTTTGCAGCGAGTACAGCACACGAAATCCGTAACCCTCTTACTGGAATTAAAGGACTCGTCGCTCTATTAAAAGAGAAATATAAAGATGAACAAGATCAGTTCTACTTTTCTGTAATTGAACAAGAAATAGAGCGAATCAATGAAATTGTAAGTGAATTTCTTATTCTTGGAAAGCCAACCGCCATCATCGAACAAACATATGATGTAAGAACGATTCTCAATGAGGTAGCATTAATTATTCAATCTGAGGCGAATTTACATAACATTATATTCCATTTACATTTACCAGACCATCCTGTTCATATCCGTTGTTCGAAAGACCATATGAAACAAGTGGTTTTAAACATTACAAAAAATGCAATTGAGGCTATGACTTCTAGTGATACACTAACCATTGTAGTAAAAAACAATGAAACACACGCACAATTGCAGATTATAGATACTGGAAAAGGAATTCCACAACATATTCAAAAACACCTCTTTCATCCGTTCTTTACTAATAAAGATACTGGAACAGGTCTTGGACTTGTCATATGTAAACGAATTGTAGAGATGTATAATGGGCATATTTTTATTGACAGTACAGAAAACGAAGGAACGACAGTTCATATCGAAATTCCGTTACACATAGTATAA
- a CDS encoding MarR family winged helix-turn-helix transcriptional regulator: MTSNNEREDISQSLKVFIALSRVHRSVMDTTNKSIQSNGLNPTEFAVLELLYHKGGQPLQQIGERILIASGSITYVVDKLEKKGLVKRIPCPNDRRVIYAQLTESGENFIASIFPGHEKVIHQSFEMLTKDEKDELLDLLKKIGKYEK, encoded by the coding sequence ATGACATCAAATAATGAACGAGAAGATATTTCTCAATCTTTAAAAGTATTTATTGCATTATCTCGTGTACATCGTTCTGTTATGGATACTACAAATAAATCTATACAAAGTAACGGGTTAAATCCAACTGAATTTGCTGTATTAGAACTGCTATATCATAAAGGCGGTCAACCACTCCAGCAAATTGGTGAGCGCATTTTAATAGCTAGTGGCAGCATTACATATGTTGTAGATAAGCTAGAGAAAAAAGGATTAGTAAAGAGAATCCCATGTCCGAATGACAGACGTGTTATTTACGCGCAATTAACTGAGTCTGGCGAGAACTTTATTGCTTCTATTTTTCCGGGGCATGAGAAAGTTATACATCAGTCTTTTGAAATGTTAACGAAAGATGAAAAAGATGAATTACTTGATCTATTAAAAAAAATTGGAAAGTATGAAAAATAA
- a CDS encoding M3 family oligoendopeptidase produces the protein MSFKDYEYKRPNIEELKEKFTVALEKFDNAKTVEEQKQVINSINEIRNDFGTMGNLCYIRHSVDTTDTFYKEEQDFFDEFSPVVQGYGTKYYKALINSPFREELEAYYGKQLFALAECDLKTYSDEVVKDLQLENKLSSQYTQLLASAKIDFAGEERTLSQLIPFMQGKERSERKAASEAYYGFLAGNEEELDRIYDELVKVRTKIAKSLGFKNFVELGYARMYRTDYNAEMVANYRQQVLDYIVPVTTELRKRQQARIGVEKLAYYDENFEFATGNPTPKGDADWIVDHGKTMYKELSAETDEFFNFMLDNDLLDLVAKKGKAGGGYCTYIENYKAPFIFSNFNGTSGDIDVLTHEAGHAFQVYESRKFEIPEYNWPTYEACEIHSMSMEFFTWPWMKLFFEEDADKYYFSHLSSALLFLPYGVSVDEYQHYVYENPEASPEERKTAWRNIEKKYLPHRDYEDNDYLERGGFWQRQGHIYSSPFYYIDYTLAQICALQFWKRARDNRQEAWEDYVNLCQQGGSKSFLELVEVANLTSPFAEGCVKSVITEIEAWLHAIDDTKL, from the coding sequence ATGTCATTTAAAGACTATGAATATAAACGCCCAAATATTGAAGAGTTAAAAGAGAAATTTACTGTTGCTTTAGAGAAGTTTGATAACGCAAAAACTGTAGAAGAACAAAAACAAGTCATTAATTCAATTAATGAAATTCGCAACGATTTTGGTACAATGGGAAACCTTTGTTACATTCGCCATTCTGTTGATACGACGGATACTTTTTATAAGGAGGAGCAGGATTTCTTTGATGAATTCTCTCCAGTTGTACAGGGATATGGTACAAAATATTATAAGGCACTCATTAATTCTCCATTTCGTGAAGAATTAGAGGCGTATTATGGAAAACAATTATTTGCTCTAGCAGAATGTGATTTAAAAACATATTCAGATGAAGTCGTGAAAGATTTACAATTAGAAAATAAATTATCGTCGCAATATACACAGTTATTAGCATCTGCAAAAATTGACTTTGCTGGAGAAGAAAGAACGTTATCGCAACTGATTCCGTTTATGCAAGGAAAAGAAAGAAGCGAACGTAAAGCAGCAAGTGAAGCATACTACGGATTTTTAGCTGGAAATGAGGAAGAACTAGATCGTATTTATGATGAGCTTGTTAAAGTGAGAACGAAAATCGCAAAATCTTTAGGTTTCAAAAACTTTGTTGAACTTGGATATGCAAGAATGTACCGTACAGATTATAATGCGGAGATGGTGGCTAATTACCGTCAGCAAGTGCTGGATTATATCGTTCCCGTTACAACGGAATTAAGAAAGCGACAACAAGCACGTATCGGTGTAGAGAAGTTAGCTTATTATGACGAAAACTTTGAGTTTGCTACAGGTAACCCAACTCCAAAAGGAGATGCGGATTGGATTGTTGATCATGGAAAGACGATGTATAAAGAGTTATCGGCTGAAACAGATGAATTTTTCAATTTCATGCTAGATAACGATTTATTAGATTTAGTTGCGAAAAAAGGAAAAGCTGGTGGCGGATATTGTACATATATTGAGAATTATAAAGCGCCATTTATTTTCTCAAACTTCAATGGAACATCTGGTGACATTGATGTATTAACACATGAAGCAGGTCATGCTTTCCAAGTATATGAAAGTCGTAAATTTGAAATTCCAGAATATAATTGGCCAACATATGAAGCATGTGAAATCCACTCTATGAGTATGGAATTCTTTACATGGCCATGGATGAAGCTATTCTTTGAAGAAGATGCAGATAAATATTACTTCTCTCACTTAAGTTCAGCACTTCTATTTTTACCTTATGGTGTATCTGTTGATGAATATCAACATTATGTATATGAAAATCCTGAAGCATCACCTGAAGAGCGTAAGACAGCATGGCGTAACATAGAGAAGAAATATTTACCGCATCGTGATTATGAGGATAATGATTATTTAGAGCGCGGTGGTTTTTGGCAACGGCAAGGGCATATTTATAGTTCACCTTTCTATTATATTGATTACACGCTTGCTCAAATTTGTGCGCTACAATTTTGGAAACGTGCAAGAGATAATAGACAAGAGGCATGGGAAGATTATGTGAATCTATGCCAACAAGGTGGAAGTAAATCGTTCTTAGAATTAGTAGAAGTTGCAAATTTAACATCACCATTTGCTGAAGGCTGTGTGAAAAGTGTTATTACAGAAATTGAAGCATGGTTACATGCAATTGACGACACAAAATTGTAA
- a CDS encoding DinB family protein, whose amino-acid sequence MLQSNMDVSLESLVSSLQSTRSTLLSEIEMLNDTEVNVKPRRDKWSIIQILHHLHLVEQSVTSALVYALQKNERNMTPFKDLQLTLDRTHKREAPQQMQPTETLMKKQQGIQLLEHSRQELLHALHSVIDEKDLFENGLKHPVFNDLNLYQWIQFLDLHEQRHLTQLKEAKHAILQR is encoded by the coding sequence ATGCTTCAATCTAATATGGATGTGAGTTTAGAAAGTTTAGTAAGCTCATTACAGTCTACTCGAAGCACGCTATTATCAGAAATTGAAATGTTAAATGATACAGAAGTGAATGTAAAGCCACGCCGTGATAAATGGAGTATTATTCAAATTTTACACCACTTGCATTTAGTTGAACAATCTGTCACGTCTGCCCTTGTATATGCTTTACAAAAAAATGAAAGAAACATGACTCCATTTAAAGACCTCCAACTTACGCTTGATCGCACACATAAACGAGAAGCTCCTCAGCAAATGCAACCAACAGAAACTTTAATGAAAAAACAGCAAGGAATTCAATTACTAGAACATTCACGACAAGAACTATTACATGCGCTTCATAGTGTTATAGATGAAAAAGATCTATTTGAAAATGGATTAAAGCATCCTGTTTTTAATGATCTGAATTTGTATCAATGGATTCAATTTCTTGATTTGCATGAACAAAGACATCTTACGCAATTAAAAGAGGCGAAACATGCAATTTTGCAGCGCTAA
- a CDS encoding DUF6254 family protein: MSKKKREEERAWKARKENQQPHGKVKAFAELVEGTEKT, from the coding sequence ATGTCTAAGAAGAAGCGAGAAGAAGAGCGTGCCTGGAAAGCGCGTAAAGAAAATCAACAACCGCACGGAAAAGTGAAAGCTTTTGCTGAATTAGTTGAAGGAACAGAAAAAACGTGA
- the kinB gene encoding sporulation sensor histidine kinase KinB — protein sequence MLVYHLFWNQKGKRSPKLNSAIFIVLCCLATVLCITFAAKTNNGFQFDMRHIVLIVGTLTGGPIAGGSILVVLNIYRLLLGGVGVFPSLIGSVILFIVLLLTYKFFNRTSNRIKITLAIIYSLTYGFSWIPFFLSKVTNKADYIPHIIVYELCSMLGTILILYLLHILQTQVRLQNELINAEKFHLIGEMAASISHEIRNPLTSTKGFLQLLQSDTCTEQERKLYIDIAINGIEQANHVLTDYLTFAKPSIEKEQTLQLEEELLHALSLITPLANLTNVRTHYIKQSTSFFIAGEKQKLNQCLLNILKNCIEAMPKGGDLYFTLVPDHKHIQLYIKDTGVGMDSEQVKRLGSPFYSTKEKGTGLGMMVVFSVVQAMNGKIDIISEKGTGTTFLLTFPLIQKT from the coding sequence ATGCTCGTATATCATTTATTTTGGAATCAAAAAGGGAAACGCTCTCCTAAATTAAATTCAGCTATATTCATTGTACTCTGTTGCCTCGCTACCGTACTCTGTATTACATTTGCAGCAAAAACAAATAATGGTTTTCAATTTGATATGCGCCATATTGTATTAATTGTCGGTACATTAACGGGAGGGCCTATTGCTGGTGGTTCTATCTTAGTTGTATTAAACATATATCGCTTATTATTAGGTGGGGTAGGTGTTTTCCCATCTCTTATCGGTTCTGTTATTCTATTTATTGTTCTATTATTAACATATAAATTTTTCAATCGAACTTCTAATCGTATAAAAATAACACTTGCTATTATCTACAGTCTCACATACGGATTTAGTTGGATACCCTTCTTCCTTTCAAAGGTTACAAATAAGGCTGATTATATACCGCATATTATTGTGTATGAGTTATGTTCAATGCTTGGTACAATCCTAATTTTATATTTACTACACATATTACAAACTCAAGTTCGTCTCCAAAACGAACTTATAAATGCTGAAAAATTTCATTTAATTGGTGAAATGGCAGCGTCTATCTCTCATGAAATTCGCAATCCATTAACTTCAACGAAAGGTTTTTTACAACTGTTACAATCAGATACATGCACTGAGCAGGAACGGAAATTATATATCGACATTGCCATTAATGGCATCGAACAAGCAAATCATGTTCTTACAGATTATTTAACCTTTGCCAAACCAAGCATTGAAAAAGAACAAACATTACAGTTAGAAGAAGAATTACTACATGCATTATCGTTAATTACACCACTTGCTAATTTAACAAATGTACGTACTCATTATATAAAGCAAAGCACTTCTTTTTTTATCGCTGGAGAAAAGCAAAAACTAAATCAATGTTTATTAAATATTTTAAAAAATTGCATTGAGGCTATGCCAAAAGGCGGTGATCTTTATTTCACATTAGTTCCTGATCATAAGCATATTCAGTTATATATAAAAGATACAGGAGTCGGTATGGATTCAGAACAAGTAAAACGTCTTGGCTCGCCTTTCTATTCAACGAAAGAAAAAGGCACTGGACTTGGAATGATGGTCGTATTCAGTGTTGTTCAAGCTATGAATGGAAAAATTGATATTATAAGTGAAAAAGGAACAGGTACAACCTTTTTATTAACTTTTCCACTCATACAAAAAACGTGA
- the queC gene encoding 7-cyano-7-deazaguanine synthase QueC, whose protein sequence is MKKEKAVVVFSGGQDSTTCLFWAIEQFAEVEAVTFNYNQRHKLEIDCAAEIAKELGIKHTVLDMSLLNQLAPNALTRTDMEITHEEGELPSTFVDGRNLLFLSFAAVLAKQVGARHIVTGVCETDFSGYPDCRDVFVKSLNVTLNLSMDFPFVIHTPLMWIDKAETWKLSDELGAFEFVREKTLTCYNGIIGDGCGECPACQLRKAGLDTYLQEREGANN, encoded by the coding sequence ATGAAAAAAGAAAAAGCAGTTGTTGTTTTTAGTGGAGGACAAGATAGTACAACATGTTTATTTTGGGCAATAGAGCAGTTTGCAGAGGTAGAAGCTGTAACGTTTAATTACAATCAACGTCATAAGCTAGAAATTGATTGTGCAGCGGAAATTGCAAAAGAGCTAGGAATAAAGCATACGGTACTAGATATGAGTCTATTAAATCAACTTGCTCCAAATGCGTTAACGAGAACGGATATGGAGATTACACATGAAGAAGGTGAATTGCCGTCGACATTTGTAGATGGACGAAATTTACTCTTCCTATCATTTGCTGCTGTATTGGCAAAACAAGTTGGAGCACGTCATATTGTAACGGGTGTATGTGAAACTGATTTCAGTGGTTATCCAGACTGCCGTGACGTGTTTGTGAAATCGTTAAACGTTACTTTAAATTTATCTATGGATTTCCCGTTTGTCATTCACACGCCACTTATGTGGATTGATAAAGCTGAAACATGGAAATTATCAGATGAACTTGGAGCATTTGAGTTTGTTCGAGAAAAAACATTAACATGTTATAACGGAATCATTGGTGATGGTTGCGGTGAATGTCCAGCATGTCAACTTCGTAAAGCAGGATTAGATACGTACCTACAAGAACGCGAAGGAGCGAACAACTAA
- the queD gene encoding 6-carboxytetrahydropterin synthase QueD, whose amino-acid sequence MDNFFGFRIVENLQKMDKDIQRKQLKYHNKRVMVSKEFTFDAAHHLHCYEGKCKNLHGHTYKVVFGISGYVNEIGLAIDFGDIKEIWKNEIEIYLDHRYLNETLPAMNTTAENMVVWIYEKMAEALTKENRVNEYKGARVEFVRLFETPTSYAEVRREWMLDE is encoded by the coding sequence ATGGATAACTTTTTTGGATTTCGCATCGTAGAGAATTTGCAAAAAATGGACAAGGATATTCAGCGTAAACAACTCAAATATCATAATAAAAGAGTAATGGTCAGCAAGGAATTTACATTTGATGCAGCACACCATTTACATTGTTATGAAGGGAAATGTAAAAACTTACATGGTCACACATATAAAGTTGTATTTGGAATTAGTGGATATGTAAATGAAATAGGTCTTGCAATTGACTTTGGAGATATAAAAGAAATTTGGAAGAATGAAATAGAAATTTATTTAGATCATCGTTATTTAAACGAAACGTTACCAGCAATGAATACGACTGCTGAAAATATGGTCGTTTGGATTTATGAAAAAATGGCAGAAGCACTAACAAAAGAGAATCGAGTGAACGAATATAAAGGAGCTCGCGTTGAATTTGTTCGTCTATTTGAGACGCCGACTAGTTATGCGGAAGTAAGACGGGAGTGGATGCTCGATGAGTAA
- the queE gene encoding 7-carboxy-7-deazaguanine synthase QueE, with protein MSKIPVLEIFGPTIQGEGMVVGQKTMFIRTAGCDYSCAWCDSAFTWDGSAKDQIRQMTAEGIWDELVAIGGENFSHVTISGGNPALLKNIEFLLSILKENGMRTAIETQGSKWQDWLLQIDEVTISPKPPSSTMKTDFQKLDAIIQKLAGKDISLKVVVFDDHDFEYAVKMHERYPGVPFFLQVGNDDTKTVDDAMLIKKLLDKYEWLIDKAVNCKEMNDAKVLPQLHALVWGNKRGV; from the coding sequence ATGAGTAAAATCCCTGTCTTAGAAATATTCGGTCCGACTATTCAAGGTGAGGGAATGGTCGTAGGACAAAAGACAATGTTTATCCGTACAGCTGGTTGTGATTATAGCTGCGCTTGGTGTGATTCTGCTTTTACGTGGGATGGATCGGCTAAAGATCAAATTAGACAGATGACAGCAGAAGGTATTTGGGACGAGCTTGTTGCAATTGGAGGAGAAAATTTTTCTCATGTTACGATTTCAGGCGGAAATCCGGCATTACTGAAAAATATTGAGTTTCTTCTTTCTATATTAAAAGAAAATGGAATGCGAACGGCAATTGAAACACAAGGGAGTAAATGGCAAGATTGGTTACTTCAAATTGATGAGGTAACAATTTCTCCAAAACCACCAAGTTCGACGATGAAAACAGATTTTCAGAAGTTAGATGCTATTATTCAGAAACTAGCAGGAAAAGATATTAGTTTAAAAGTAGTAGTATTCGATGATCATGATTTTGAATATGCAGTTAAGATGCACGAACGTTATCCAGGTGTACCATTTTTCCTGCAAGTAGGAAACGATGATACAAAAACAGTGGATGATGCGATGCTTATTAAAAAATTATTAGATAAGTATGAGTGGCTGATTGATAAAGCTGTAAATTGTAAAGAGATGAATGATGCAAAAGTATTGCCTCAGCTTCATGCGTTAGTATGGGGAAATAAACGCGGCGTATAA
- the queF gene encoding preQ(1) synthase, producing the protein MTGRLDEDLKDVTLLGNQNTKYLFEYSPEILEVFDNNHPNRDYFVKFNCPEFTSLCPKTGQPDFATIYISYIPEQKMVESKSLKLYLFSFRNHGDFHEDCMNVIMNDLIKLMDPRYIEVWGKFTPRGGISIDPYCNYGRPGTKYEQMADYRMMNHDLYPETIDNR; encoded by the coding sequence ATGACAGGAAGATTAGATGAAGATTTAAAAGATGTAACATTACTAGGAAATCAAAATACAAAATATTTATTTGAATATAGCCCAGAAATATTAGAGGTATTTGATAATAATCATCCAAACCGTGATTATTTTGTAAAATTCAATTGTCCTGAATTTACAAGTTTATGCCCGAAAACAGGACAACCAGATTTTGCAACAATTTATATTAGCTATATTCCAGAGCAAAAAATGGTAGAGAGTAAATCTTTAAAGTTGTATTTATTTAGTTTCCGCAATCATGGTGATTTCCACGAAGATTGCATGAACGTTATCATGAACGATTTAATTAAATTAATGGATCCACGTTACATTGAGGTATGGGGGAAATTTACACCACGTGGTGGTATTTCAATTGATCCATACTGCAACTACGGTCGCCCAGGGACAAAGTATGAACAAATGGCTGACTACCGCATGATGAACCACGATCTATATCCGGAAACAATTGATAATCGTTAA
- a CDS encoding YkvS family protein, with amino-acid sequence MQIAETGDIIEFKGGMQGRVQKVNQNSVIVDITIMKNFRELDMEPLTVVSHKNYTVINQNA; translated from the coding sequence ATGCAGATCGCAGAAACTGGAGATATCATCGAATTTAAAGGTGGCATGCAAGGCCGTGTTCAAAAAGTAAATCAAAACTCTGTTATTGTTGATATAACAATTATGAAGAATTTTAGAGAACTAGATATGGAACCTCTTACAGTTGTAAGTCATAAAAACTATACTGTCATTAATCAAAATGCATAA